AACCGCAGGCGTAGCAGCGCTACGTCGAGGATTTTGTGATTGAGTCGCGACCAAAGATGGCCCAAAGCCGGGATGCGTTATGGTAAATTGGTATTTTCCGCGTCCCTTAGCTTCAATTGCTGATATGGGGGACTTTTATGCACGGTATTATCTTTTCAGAACTGAAGAAATTTGTAAAAAAGCATGATCTGGTATGGGAAGATCTCTTGAAAGAGACAGGTATCGGTTTTAAGCATTATCTCCCGATCAATGAGTATCCGGATAGTGAGATGAACCTGTTAAGCCAGATCATTTCACAAAAGACCGGTGTCGGATCATCAGAATTGCTGGAAAATTTGGGAGAGCATCTGGTTCCTACGCTTTATGAGATGTACAAGACATTGATCAAACCTGAATGGAAGACCTTGGATGTTATAGAAAACGTTGAGGAGACCATCCACAGCGTTGTTCGTTTGAAAAATCCTGGCGCCCACCCGCCATCCCTCACGTGTCATAGGAAAAGCCCGGATGAAGTTGTTGTTCTCTATTCATCGCCCAGAAAAATGTGTTCAGTGGCCAAAGGCATCACCAAAGGTCTGGCTCGTTCTTTTCAAGAGCGGGTCATAATTTCAGAAGATAGCTGTATGCATAAAGGTGATTCTGTCTGCCGAATTTCTATACGAACCGGCTGATTGATTGAGCCCAAATTTTTCTGGGCAAACAGGTATGCATCTTTTTGATAATCAGCGTCATCGTCAGTAGGAATCATTCTGCTTCCTGCGCCCCTACTTGAGCTTTTCCCAAAGATTCTTGCGGCTGATTCCCAAGATGCGGGCGGCTTCGGTCTTGTTGCCGGCGCTCTGGCGGAGAGCTTTGTTAATACAATCCTGTTCTGCTTTGGCCACAGTGATCGCCAGGTTACACGAGGTCTCGTCAGGATTGTTGTCAATCGGTTCAAGGATGTCTCTGGGCAGGTCCTTTCGCTCTACCACCTCTCCCTTGGCTAAAACTGAGACCCTCTCCAGGATATTACGCAGTTCTCGGACATTTCCTGGGTATTGATAGCGCAGCAACACTTCGTGTGCCTCTGGGCTCAGGGAGAGTTTGGCGCGACGCATGGTCCTGAACTCATTAAGGAAATACTCGCAGAGCACCGGTATGTCCTCTTTTCGCTCCCTCAGGGGGGGGATTTCGATGGGGATAACGTTCAGGCGGTAATACAGGTCTTTGCGGAAGGTGCCCGATTTCACCTCCTGGGCCAAATCCATGGCGGTAGAGCAGATAATCCGGACGTCGATACTGATGGGTCTCACTGCACCTATTGGTTCAACCTCCTTCTCCTGTAGCACCCTGAGGAGTTTGACCTGGAGGGACAAGGGCATATCGCCGATCTCATCCAAGAGCAGGGAGCCGCCCTCTGCAAGCACAAATTTGCCAGCCCTTCGTGTTTCCGCCCCGGTAAAGGCCCCTCGCTCATGGCCGAAGAGTTCTGACTCAATAAGCGTCTCCGGAATGGCGGCGCAGTTGATGCGGATAAAGGGTTTGTTCCGCCGCCGGCTCTGAGTGTGAATTGCAGTCGCCACCAATTCCTTGCCAGTGCCCGACTCTCCGGTTACCAGCACCGTAGAGTCGGTGGCAGCGACGTCGCGGATGAGGTCCAGTACCTCCCGGGTCGCCGGGCTGTTGCCGATAATCGTTCGGCCGGCTGTTTCCTCTTCCAGCAGGGCACAGCGGTTCTTCATGCTCTGCGCCTCCAGCAGCCGTTGGACTCGGATGCACAGGTCGTCCATGTCGAACGGTTTTAAGATATAGTCTGCAGCCCCAAGCTTGAGACAATTGACGGCATCTTCTACTCGGCCATAGGCGGTCATCAGGATAACGTCGGTCATTGGCGTGAGTTCTTTGATCTGCTCCATCAGTCGTACTCCGTCCATCCCCGGCATCCTGATGTCAGAGACCACGACATGATAGGGCTTTTGCCGGATAAGGACCAAGGCCTCCTTCCCGTCGGCTGCCTGATCGACTTGCCAGCCGTGGGACTTTAGGCGGTCGTAGAGAGTAATTCGCATGATCTCGTCGTCTTCCGCCAGCAGTATGGTGGCCATGTGCTATGCTCCTGTGTATTTGTGGGTAGTATAAGAAATTGCAAAAAATCCTACTTGTTTTGGTGATCTGAGAACCTTAGGTGTCCTGAGCCTGTAAGCTGACGATAAAGGCGCTGCCCTGGTACGGTTCGCTCTCCACGTGAATGCTGCCACCCATTGTGGTGACCAGGGCGTAGGATATGGAGAGCCCCAGTCCTGTTCCTTGGCCAACCTCTTTAGTGGTATAGAACGGATCGAAAATCCTGGGTTGCTCCTCCTTGGCGATACCGATCCCGCTATCTTGAAAGATGATGCTAATCTCTCTCTCTTTCTGAACAGTCCTTACCAGGAGGTTGCCGCCTGTTGGCATAGCCTGAATGGCATTGAGCAGCAGGTTCATGACCACTTGTTTAATGGCCTCGGCATCCAGGATTTGGGAGCCTCTGAGCGTAAGGTCTAGCGTGAGTTCGATATTTTTCATTCGGTAGGCCAGGAGGTCAAGGCACTCGCGAATGACCTCATTTACCGCCACCGGACGGGCCAGTAAGGGTTCCGGTCGTCCGAAGTTCAAGAGCTGGCGCATCGTTTTTTCAATGCGTAGCAAACCCTTATCCAATAGTTCGAGGTAGCGGGTCTGCAGGGCGGAGTCGTTCGGGGCATCCTTCATGCTTTTAACGCAGTTGCGCATACCGCCTAAGGGATTATTGACCTCGTGAGCGATCCCGGCCGTTAATCGTCCCAGGGATGCCATCTTCTCCGCCTGACACATCTGCTGCCGGGTGCGTTCCAGCTCCTCGCGGGAAGCGATCAGCCTCTTGCCCAGATCAGAGTATCCTTGCTTCAACTGGCCAATCTCGTCATCGCTCTGGTGCGGGCCTGTCAACTCGCTCTCTTTGTCGGGGAAGGAGGCCATGGCCGTAGTGAGGGTGGTCAAACGCCTGACCACCAAGAAGTCCATGAAGCCATAGATCGCCAGGCCGACAACAATAATGGTGGTGACGGCAATGATGAAGAGCAGGCGGTTGTTGTCGGCAATGGACTTATCTGCCCAGCCCATGGGCACGGTGAGACTGAGTCCTCCCCGGATATCTCCGATCTTGTAGCCGTGCTGACCGTGGCACTCAAGGCAGCTCTTCTCGACGATCAGCGGAGTGATAAACCGCAGTTCCCTGCCTTGGATGGCGGGGAATACCTTGATCACCTCTTTGTTTCCGTTCCCGAAGGCGATAAGGGCCTCTTTCTCGAAAACGTCGGGGGTGTTGTCGGAATTGACCGGGTTCAGGCTGGTCACTCGAAAGCGGCAAAAGTCAGAATTTACGGCGTAGTCGGAAAGTTCGCGGGTGACCATGGCAGGATTGCGTTTAACATAGGTAGTGCCATCCCTGTCCTGGATCTCCGAGCTGGGTAGGAAGGGATTAGGCTCCATTCCTGGCAGCTTGACCATAAAGAGTCCGTTGTGGTCGGCCACCCATTTGCGGGTGAGGATAATCTGCTGAGAGAGCATCCTGGCCTGGCGTTCTGCTTGGCGAATGACGAGTTCATCCTGGAAATGAGCTGTCCGCAGGAAGGTGAGGCCAAAAGATATGAGCAAGACCGGACCGAGGGTGATGAGAAATTTGGTGCGGAGTTTCACTATAGCTCTCCTGAAGGAAATGGCACGCTCACGTTGAGGCAGTGCGTGGGCGTAACGTGGGTATTTCTATGCTGTCAGCCGAGCGAAAACCGAGGGGCAAAAGTCCGACGGGTATTCTTGGTAGCGGCATCACGCACATTCTGCTCTTTTATGAAGCGCTCAAGGACTGCGGTGAATTGCAAAAAGCACACCTGGAGCACTTACTGCACCGCAATGACGCTTTTTTCTACAGCCACGTTGAGTCGTGGCCATCAGCCCGATTGCTACCACGTTGTGCCGATGTTCCCAATCGGTAACGCGAGCGCCATGTGAATGATACCATACCGTAACAGTCTGCCCCAGTGATTTTGCTAACATGCTGAAAAGGTGGGGAATTAACAAATGGCATCATTGTTGCTCATACACTGGATGAGGCGGCTACAGGGAGCATGGCACTTGCTCCAGGTGTTCGCCTTCCCGCATCGAGTAGAGTGAGGACTGACCCACCAACCAAACACCATTAAGGAGAAAAAGATGAAAAAAGTACGATCATGGAGCGAGAAACTTACCCTGCTGACTGCCCTGGGGCTGGCCGCCTCAGCGGGGACTGCCTTGGCTGCCGACCAGGCCCCGGTCAAGGCTGAGACCTGTTATGAGTGTCACGATACCGTCAAATCGTTGCACATGGGCAGCAAACACGCCGGGGTCAACTGTGTTGCCTGCCATTCCGGCCTCGATGCCCACCTCAAGGATCAGTCCCCTGCTACGCGGCCCGGCACCGATATCTCCTGGGAGGCCTGCGGTGCCTGTCACCAGGACCAACATACAAGCTTTAACGAGACCTCATACTTACGGCCGGCCCGCGATGAGAAGTCGCAACTTACTAATCGTGCCCCAAACCCTTTCTGGGACAAGTTGATGGCCGGCCACGGCTTTACCAAGGAGCATGCTCTGACCCGCAGTCATACCTGGATGCTGGTCGATCATCTGGTTGTTGATCGAGCCTATGGTGGTCGGTTCCAGCCGAAAAACGGTTGGCAGTATGTGGCCGAACCTGGCGGTAAAAAGGCCGGTGACTATATAATTGACAATGCTCCCGATTCCAATGAGCAGAAGGCCTTCATCCCTCAAAGCGCTGCTGCTGCAAACCCGGTCTGTCTGCAATGCAAGACCCAGGATACGATTCTTGATTGGGCATATATGGGCGATCCGGACAAGGGGGCCAAGTGGTCTCGGTCCTCAAACGTGGTTGATCTTGCCCGGGATGTCAATCATGGGTTGAACTGCTTCATGTGTCACGACCCGCACTCCGCAAGACCCCGGATCGTTCGTGACGGCCTGATCGAAGCCCTGACCCGGCCAGAGGGTGATACCCTGTGGCACAAGGACCCGAACCGGACTAAAATCACGGTTATGGAGATGGGTGAGCGTGGCTTCACCAGAAAGATCGCCCTGTTGGAAAAGTACGATTCACGGCTGCAGTGCGGCCAGTGCCATGTTGAATATAACTGCAACCCAGGCACCGACACCAAGACCGGTGAAAAGGTGACAATGGCCGACCGCCGGACCAACCATTTCCCCTATAAAGATGTCTTTGGCCTGTATGACCACTATGTCAATCAGATCAATTTCCTGGATTTCAAGCATGCCAAGACCGGCGGCTTGCTGTGGAAGGGACAGCATCCCGAGTCTGAAAGCTTCTATAACTCCAAGCACGCCGAGGCCGGGGTGCAGTGCACTGACTGTCACTTCCAGAAACGGACCGATGCCTCAGGCAAAGAGTATACTTCACACTTCGCTGTCACCCCGAAGGTGATGATCAAGGATGCCTGTCTGAAATGCCACTCAGAGTGGACCGAGGAGCAGGCCAAGTACGCTATCGATTCGGTCAAAGCTTTTATCCGTGGCAAACTCCGTAAGTCTGAGTTCTGGCTCTCCGCTCTTATCGACAAGATCGTCGAAGCCAAGAAGGCCGGAGTCAGCGAGGACGTTATCAAGCAGGCTCAGGATCAACACCTGCGCGCCCACATCCTCTGGGAGTATTGGACTGCTGAAAATTCTGACGGTTTCCATAATCCCGAGATGGCCCGGGAGTCGTTGACCAAATCCATTGACGAGTCTCAGAAGGGGATCAAGTTGATCGAGGAGGCCATGGCGCCGCCGGTAGCAAAGAAATAATCTAAGGAAGCTGTACCATCATTTCATATGCCCAGGGCAACGAACCGAGTACGGTTCGTTGCCCTGGGTTTTTTTTGTGCCCCATCACCGATGTGAGCAGATCGCAAAGAAGTTGCTTTTGTGGTCTGGTAGGAACTAGGATAAGATTACGATGGTGGTAGAACTTGTCCTTGTGCCATCAGTCCTGAGCTCCCATAGTTGCATGCCCTCCCCTTAGGAAAAAATTATGACTATCCCTCGGCCTCATACCTTGCGGCTTAAATTTGTGCTCTACCTCGGCAGTATTCTGGCTGTGTGCTTGGGCGGGCTTTTTTTCTGGACCTACGCCTTGGCCAGATTGAACATCCTTGACCAGGTGGACCAGCAAGCCCGCACCCTGCTGCTACAGGTGGTTATTACTCGGGCCTGGGTTGCTGATCATGGTGGACTCTTCGTGATGAAGAGACCTGGGGAGGTCGAGAACCTCATGCTGCCCAAGTCCCATATTGTCGACCAGGAAGGTCAAACCTACCTGATGCGCAACCCTGCCCTGGTAACTCGAGAGATCTCTGCATATGCCGAGGAGGCTGGCCTCTATCGTTTCCGGCTTACCAGCTTGAAGCTGAAGAACCCGGAGAATGCCCCCCTGGAGTTCGAAAAAGAGGCCCTTGAATTTTTTGAGCGGCAGGGCTACGACAATAGCAAGGATGGCGTGGCCTTCCAGCGTCTCGACCGTGACCGGCCTGTCTACTGCCGTATCGTCCCGCTTCAGATCACGGCCTCCTGCTTGGAGTGTCATCAGGATCAAGGGTATCGGATTGGTGAGGTCCGTGGCGGCTTGAGTGTCATTATCCCCATGGACAAGGCCTTAGCTGCCATGGATCGCAGCCGCAACAGCTTTATCCTGGCCGGGGTGGGGATCATGGGCCTGGTTCTTTCCGCTGTGTATCTGTTCCTCCGTCAGATGGTCCTTAAGCCGGTAGATCATCTCCGTGCCGTTGCTAACAGGTTGGTGGCAGGCGAGTACATAGCGATCGCTCAAGTCACTACCGGGGATGAGTTGGAGGCCTTCGCTCATGCCTTCAACACTATGACTACTACCATCAAAGAAGGCTATGTCGGCGCACTTAAGTCGCTGACCGCTGCCTTGGATGCCCGGGATTCTTATACTCGGGGGCATACCGGACGGGTAGCGACCTACTCAATCGCTATTGCCAGGGCCATGGGGCTGTCTGACGCGAGAATCTCCGAGGTCGAAATCGGCGCCATCCTTCACGATGTCGGAAAAATCGGGATTTCGGATGCTATTTTGCGCAAACCAACGCCATTAACGCTCGACGAAACAGCCACCATGGAAGCTCATGTTACGGCCGGGGCCAAGATCGTTAACGATGCCAACTTTCTATTATGCGCCCTGCCCGCCATCCTCCATCACCACGAGCGACTGGACGGAAAAGGGTACCCCGAAGGCCTGCAGGGTGAGGAGTTGCCCCTCATTGCTCGAATCATAGCGGTGGCCGATACCTTTGACGCCATGACCACCGACCGTCCTTACCGCCAAGGCTTGAGCAGGGAGGAAGCCTTGGCCGAGATTGAACGACACAGTGGCACCCAATTTGATCCACAAGTGGTTGCGACTTTTGCCAAGATATGTCTCGATCAGACTCCGGGGTCGGTGCAATCGAACTAAGGGGGGGCAGGAAGTTGGGAGAGAACGCTTTCACCTGCCATGCCGAGAGTATGAACTGTGTTTTGTCACAGGCTGAGGGCCAGATTTGAGGTTAGCTTTATTCAAGAAACAATTGGTTCCGTGGTAATTAGGGAGTCGGCAATTATTGATATACCGGTTATTAGCTCTCGAAACATTCGTCATTCCGGCATGTTTTTAGCCGGAATCCAGGTTCCGCGCTGGATACCAGCTAAGGACATGCTGGTATGACGGTAAAGATAAACAGTACTTTTGTAATTTCTCCGTCCCTTAAAGGATAAAACAGGAGAAATTTATTTACATTTTCTGTTATCAATGAGAATTATAGCAATAATCGTTGAACCTTTAATAATTAATGAGATTTCAACTTTGAAAGGAATCCTTCCTATCTGTGCTGCGTGTAAAAAAATTCGAGATGACGCCGGATATTGGAAGCAGATTGAATCCTAATGTAAGCGAGTATTCTGACTTTAGAATTCAGTCACTCTATTTGTCAGGAATGCGCAAAGAAGCTGTATCCAGATCTTGTTGATGAGCATGGGGATATTATTTAACTAAATGAGGGTCTTGGATCGAGTCTTTCAAAAATTTAATATACAACAGCTGATTTTCCTTAAGACACAGTGGAAAAAAGTTGCTAGCGTCTCCGGTGAGGTTGACCTCATTTTTCTGCTGTTAAGGGTTCTTAGTCTTGTCGGCGGTATTGTCTGGCTCTTGATTGCCCCGCTTTCCCAAGGGGAAGAAGTCATTCTGGTTAAGGCCCTGATTTCTTTTTCTATTTATAGCGTCTTTTGCTACCTGGTTATTTTTATCAGGCCAGACCTGATGAAGAAGGTGTATCTGGCATCTCTCTTTCTCGATCTGATCTTCCTGTCAAATCTGATTCATTCCGAAACCAACTTTGAAAGCAGCTTCTTCCTCGGATTCTATCTGCTCATCTGTCTGCATACCATCTACTTTGGTCTTGGCTTTGGGCTGCTGGTAGCGGTTTTTTCCGCCGTTTGTTACGGCATCAGCATCTTTCCCATGATCACCCATATCGAGTGGACTGATCTTGCCTTGCGGGTCAGTTTTCTCTTTTTTATCACCGTCCCTGTTGGACTGTTAACAGAGAAGGTGAAGCGCGAAAAGGATAAGGTGGAAAATTTTAACAGGACTCTTGAGGCTAAAGTCAGCCAGCGCACCCATGAGATTGGAACCCTTTTGGATCAGGAGCGGTATTTGCGAGAAATTTTGGCCACGGTTGCCCATATCAACCAACTGCTTATTACTGCACCAAACATTGCCAGTCTGCTGGAAAGTTCATGCGCCAGATTCGTGCAACACGGCCATTATGGCTTCTGCTGGATCGGCTTGCTGGCAAACGATATGATCCAAACCATCTATACCTCTGACACTACGGGTAAACCTCTCCTTGATCCACCCTATGCTGTGCACGATGATGGCGATATCTTTTATCTGAGCCTCACTGCCCAATGCATCAGGGGAAATCGAACCTTGATCAGCAGAAATACCGCGGAGACTCCTGACTCGACCCCGTGGAGGGACCCAAAGGAGGGGCAAGGATTTCATGCCGTCATCAGTCTGCCCTTGCGAGCTCACCAGTCGTCTGTCCACCCTCTCGGCATCCTGACTATTCACACTTGGCGGAAAGAGGGTTTTGATCCGGAAGAGCAAGAGATGTTGGGCGAGTTGGCGGGTGATATCGGTTTTGCTATCGATTCGTTCAGGCAAAGGGAGGCGGTAACAAAGCTCATTGCCGAAAGGACGGCCAATTATGAAGAGACGATTTTTTCCTTTGTCGACATGATTGAGCAAAGAGATACCTATACGGCCGGTCATACCGAACGTGTCGCTCAGTATTGTCAAGTAATCGCCAGGGAGATGGGCATTGAGCGCGCCCAGAGAGAGAAGCTCTATAAGGCCGCCATTCTCCATGACATCGGCAAGATTGCCACGCCGGATTCCATTCTGCTCAAGCCCGGCAAGCTGACCAGCCTGGATTATGACCTGATCAAACTCCATGCCTCTGCCGGTTATGAGATGCTTTCGAAGGTAGAGATGTACAAGGAGTTAGCCGTGATCATCCTCCATCATCACGAAAGGCACGATGGCAAAGGCTACCCGGACGGTCTGAAGGGAGACGAGATTCCCCTGTTCTCCCGAATTATGACGGTCGGTGATGCCTTTGACGCCATGACTACCAATCGTATTTATAAAGGCAGAAAAACGATTGCCGACGCCCTGGCCGAACTACAGGTCTTGAGCGGGACCCAGTTTCATCCTGAGGTGGTAACGGCAGCGGTCAAGGTGTTGGCTGATACCAAGATTTCAACTTTGATTAACCAGCTTCCGGTAACTCAGCTGGAAAAGAAGAGATTCTCCTATTTTTTTAACGATATGCTGACAGGGCTGTACAATGAGGATTACCTGAAGAGTATCCTGAATAACCTGGACCTGAATCAATATAGATGTCTGCATATGCTGCACCTCCTGAATGTGTTGGAGTACAATAAACGCCACGGTTGGAGCAAGGGGGACCTGTTTTTTAAGGAGTTTGCCGTCGAGTTGCTGGCCAGTTTTCCTGGAGCTCTTGTTTTCAGGGCCTACGGCAATGATTTTGCCTTCATCTGTAAAGAGCATCGTGCCGTTGATAGCAAGGTTTTTAACTCTTTTAACTGCATCATTGACACCGAAATTGAGGTCGAGGTTCATCATCTGGATCTCTCGGCAGGCAAGGAATACACCATCGATAAGCTGGAAAAGCTGGAGGTCCTGGCGCTTGAGGTAGAAAGTGGAAGGGGAGATCATGTCAGCTCGTTAAACATTGAAACCTAATAATTCAGGTGATACCGATGATTAATGTGCAGTATCTGAGTGGAGGAAAACATAATGAACATTCGAACTTTACTCATGGTCATGATGCTCATGCTGTTAATTGACCTTGGCCGTTTACTGGAGAGAGGAGTTCTGAACGTCTTGTTTACTCAGGGAATGGTTCGTGGTAGTTTCATAGTTGAATGTGATTGACGGAAGAGTTTTTTCAGGGTGGGCACCGGCTTTCGTCTGGTTGTGGTCTTCATCTAACCGGATATGTTTTATTGAACTCCTTTAGGTGATTGCGCCATGCCAATTATACCATCGACCCAAGCGCTGTATCATAGCGATTTCAATACCAAACTGATTTTGGCTCATCAGCTTCATCAGCAGGATGGCGAGGCTCTTCATGCCCTGCCGCTCATTCGCCAAGGACTCGCGACCATGGAGCGCCAGGTTCAATTACTTGCTGAGCAGATGGCTTCTCTGGATCTTGGGCCTCTCTGTTCTCGTTGTGCCCTTAAATCTGGCGGCGGCTGTTGCAGTCTCTATATGGCTGATGAAAACGATGCTGTACTCCTGTTAATCAATCTTCTGGCTGGTTGTCGGCTCGACATCCAGAAGGATGACGGCTTTGAGTGTTATTTCCTCGGACCTCTGGGGTGTGTGCTTCGATTTAAACCAATGTTTTGCCTCAACTATAACTGTCATGCCATCACGGTCCACACCGATGGCGCTATCTTGTCTTCTTATATGACGGCATCCGCTCAATTATTGCAAAGTCAATGGCAGGTCGAGATCCTAATCCTTGCGTATTTGCGGGGGGTGAAGTGAGATCGATTGTCGACCTGTACTCAATTGGGGATTCTTTGATCTAGCAAACGCTAATGATGTTATTTAACCGAGGATTCTGAATTGTAATGGGAATTGAGGGCTTTGATTTTTGGAAACTGCTGGCTGGGCTGGGGATGTTTCTTTTTGGGATGTACCAGCTGGAGGATGCTGTCAAGACTCTGTCCGGGAAGTTTTTTCGGCGCATGATCTCTCTTTGGACTCGGAGTAACTGGCGGGCGGTGGGTAGCGGCACCCTGGTAACTGCTATCCTGCAGAGTAGTTCGGCGGTGTCGTTGATGGTGCTGGCCTTTGTCGGGGCCGGGGTAATGAGCATGGAGACCGGTATTGGGGTGATGCTAGGCTCTAACATCGGCACTACCTGTACCGCCTGGATCGTCGCTCTCTTGGGGTTTAAGCTCAAGATTGAAAGCTTTGCTCTCCCCTTTATTGCTGGTGGTGGATTGTTGCTGGTGTTTAGCGCCTCCGGCTCACGTTTTTTTCAGGTCGCACGTCTGCTGCTTGGTTTTGGCTTTCTTTTCCTGGGACTTGACTATATGAAAGGCGGTGTCGAGAACTTGGCGGCTGGCTTTGATTTTCGTCAGTTGCCAGATTATGGGATATGGGTCTACGTTCTGGTTGGAGTGGTGTTGACGGCCCTGATGCAGTCCAGTTCCGCCAGCATTGCCATTGCCTTGGCGGCCTTGCATAGCGGACTGATTACCTTCACTATGGGGGCGGCTTTGATTATCGGCGCTAACGTCGGCACCACTATTACCGTGCTGCTGGGGGCCATGGGGGGGACGCAAGCCAAGAAAAGGGTAGGTGTAAGCCATTTGGTGTTCAATGGAGTTACTGCAATATTCGCTTGCGTGGGTCTGGCGTTGCTGGTGAATTTAGTGGGGATGATCTTA
This genomic stretch from Desulfobulbaceae bacterium harbors:
- a CDS encoding sigma-54-dependent Fis family transcriptional regulator, with the translated sequence MATILLAEDDEIMRITLYDRLKSHGWQVDQAADGKEALVLIRQKPYHVVVSDIRMPGMDGVRLMEQIKELTPMTDVILMTAYGRVEDAVNCLKLGAADYILKPFDMDDLCIRVQRLLEAQSMKNRCALLEEETAGRTIIGNSPATREVLDLIRDVAATDSTVLVTGESGTGKELVATAIHTQSRRRNKPFIRINCAAIPETLIESELFGHERGAFTGAETRRAGKFVLAEGGSLLLDEIGDMPLSLQVKLLRVLQEKEVEPIGAVRPISIDVRIICSTAMDLAQEVKSGTFRKDLYYRLNVIPIEIPPLRERKEDIPVLCEYFLNEFRTMRRAKLSLSPEAHEVLLRYQYPGNVRELRNILERVSVLAKGEVVERKDLPRDILEPIDNNPDETSCNLAITVAKAEQDCINKALRQSAGNKTEAARILGISRKNLWEKLK
- a CDS encoding DUF3365 domain-containing protein, whose product is MKLRTKFLITLGPVLLISFGLTFLRTAHFQDELVIRQAERQARMLSQQIILTRKWVADHNGLFMVKLPGMEPNPFLPSSEIQDRDGTTYVKRNPAMVTRELSDYAVNSDFCRFRVTSLNPVNSDNTPDVFEKEALIAFGNGNKEVIKVFPAIQGRELRFITPLIVEKSCLECHGQHGYKIGDIRGGLSLTVPMGWADKSIADNNRLLFIIAVTTIIVVGLAIYGFMDFLVVRRLTTLTTAMASFPDKESELTGPHQSDDEIGQLKQGYSDLGKRLIASREELERTRQQMCQAEKMASLGRLTAGIAHEVNNPLGGMRNCVKSMKDAPNDSALQTRYLELLDKGLLRIEKTMRQLLNFGRPEPLLARPVAVNEVIRECLDLLAYRMKNIELTLDLTLRGSQILDAEAIKQVVMNLLLNAIQAMPTGGNLLVRTVQKEREISIIFQDSGIGIAKEEQPRIFDPFYTTKEVGQGTGLGLSISYALVTTMGGSIHVESEPYQGSAFIVSLQAQDT
- a CDS encoding ammonia-forming cytochrome c nitrite reductase subunit c552 gives rise to the protein MKKVRSWSEKLTLLTALGLAASAGTALAADQAPVKAETCYECHDTVKSLHMGSKHAGVNCVACHSGLDAHLKDQSPATRPGTDISWEACGACHQDQHTSFNETSYLRPARDEKSQLTNRAPNPFWDKLMAGHGFTKEHALTRSHTWMLVDHLVVDRAYGGRFQPKNGWQYVAEPGGKKAGDYIIDNAPDSNEQKAFIPQSAAAANPVCLQCKTQDTILDWAYMGDPDKGAKWSRSSNVVDLARDVNHGLNCFMCHDPHSARPRIVRDGLIEALTRPEGDTLWHKDPNRTKITVMEMGERGFTRKIALLEKYDSRLQCGQCHVEYNCNPGTDTKTGEKVTMADRRTNHFPYKDVFGLYDHYVNQINFLDFKHAKTGGLLWKGQHPESESFYNSKHAEAGVQCTDCHFQKRTDASGKEYTSHFAVTPKVMIKDACLKCHSEWTEEQAKYAIDSVKAFIRGKLRKSEFWLSALIDKIVEAKKAGVSEDVIKQAQDQHLRAHILWEYWTAENSDGFHNPEMARESLTKSIDESQKGIKLIEEAMAPPVAKK
- a CDS encoding DUF3365 domain-containing protein; translated protein: MTIPRPHTLRLKFVLYLGSILAVCLGGLFFWTYALARLNILDQVDQQARTLLLQVVITRAWVADHGGLFVMKRPGEVENLMLPKSHIVDQEGQTYLMRNPALVTREISAYAEEAGLYRFRLTSLKLKNPENAPLEFEKEALEFFERQGYDNSKDGVAFQRLDRDRPVYCRIVPLQITASCLECHQDQGYRIGEVRGGLSVIIPMDKALAAMDRSRNSFILAGVGIMGLVLSAVYLFLRQMVLKPVDHLRAVANRLVAGEYIAIAQVTTGDELEAFAHAFNTMTTTIKEGYVGALKSLTAALDARDSYTRGHTGRVATYSIAIARAMGLSDARISEVEIGAILHDVGKIGISDAILRKPTPLTLDETATMEAHVTAGAKIVNDANFLLCALPAILHHHERLDGKGYPEGLQGEELPLIARIIAVADTFDAMTTDRPYRQGLSREEALAEIERHSGTQFDPQVVATFAKICLDQTPGSVQSN
- a CDS encoding HD domain-containing protein gives rise to the protein MIFLKTQWKKVASVSGEVDLIFLLLRVLSLVGGIVWLLIAPLSQGEEVILVKALISFSIYSVFCYLVIFIRPDLMKKVYLASLFLDLIFLSNLIHSETNFESSFFLGFYLLICLHTIYFGLGFGLLVAVFSAVCYGISIFPMITHIEWTDLALRVSFLFFITVPVGLLTEKVKREKDKVENFNRTLEAKVSQRTHEIGTLLDQERYLREILATVAHINQLLITAPNIASLLESSCARFVQHGHYGFCWIGLLANDMIQTIYTSDTTGKPLLDPPYAVHDDGDIFYLSLTAQCIRGNRTLISRNTAETPDSTPWRDPKEGQGFHAVISLPLRAHQSSVHPLGILTIHTWRKEGFDPEEQEMLGELAGDIGFAIDSFRQREAVTKLIAERTANYEETIFSFVDMIEQRDTYTAGHTERVAQYCQVIAREMGIERAQREKLYKAAILHDIGKIATPDSILLKPGKLTSLDYDLIKLHASAGYEMLSKVEMYKELAVIILHHHERHDGKGYPDGLKGDEIPLFSRIMTVGDAFDAMTTNRIYKGRKTIADALAELQVLSGTQFHPEVVTAAVKVLADTKISTLINQLPVTQLEKKRFSYFFNDMLTGLYNEDYLKSILNNLDLNQYRCLHMLHLLNVLEYNKRHGWSKGDLFFKEFAVELLASFPGALVFRAYGNDFAFICKEHRAVDSKVFNSFNCIIDTEIEVEVHHLDLSAGKEYTIDKLEKLEVLALEVESGRGDHVSSLNIET